The Pseudomonas berkeleyensis genome includes a region encoding these proteins:
- the rsd gene encoding sigma D regulator yields the protein MLESCQNAQERWGGVHQLIDRWLGERRELVLAYTDLTKAPQAPTINGETLLGFCELLVDYVSAGHFEVYEQLTNEAKAFNDQRGLELAKQIYPRIEAITEVALAFNDRCDNGDCRDNASLMAELNRLGQLLHERFELEDCLIEVLHNAHQEQAAALA from the coding sequence ATGCTTGAGAGTTGTCAGAACGCACAGGAACGTTGGGGTGGTGTGCACCAGCTGATTGACCGTTGGCTGGGTGAGCGCCGCGAACTGGTGCTGGCCTATACCGATCTGACCAAGGCGCCGCAGGCTCCCACGATCAATGGCGAGACCTTGCTGGGCTTTTGCGAGTTGCTGGTGGACTACGTCTCGGCCGGCCACTTCGAGGTCTACGAGCAACTCACCAACGAGGCCAAGGCCTTCAATGATCAGCGTGGCCTTGAACTGGCCAAGCAGATCTATCCACGGATCGAAGCCATTACCGAGGTAGCTCTGGCGTTCAATGATCGTTGTGATAACGGCGACTGCCGTGACAACGCTTCTCTGATGGCCGAGCTCAATCGTCTGGGGCAGTTGCTGCATGAGCGTTTCGAACTGGAAGACTGCCTGATTGAGGTGTTGCACAACGCCCACCAAGAGCAGGCTGCGGCACT